One Bradyrhizobium zhanjiangense DNA segment encodes these proteins:
- a CDS encoding multicopper oxidase family protein, with product MHSDLSPTISRRALLLGGTAVAASALFPGIPRAAPVEPKVIELSAALGRVSLVGSPDTETNVWCYGNRIPGPDIRLRQGESVRLVVRNQLPEDTTVHWHGIRLPNAMDGVPGLTQPPIKPGEAFTYEFTPPDAGTFWYHPHADSLQQLGRGLAGALIIEEPEPVPVDRDLVWVLSDWRLRSNAQIAPGFGNGMEAAMSGRVGNTVTVNGVVSEEEPVRAGERVRLRLVNTSLARIMALRFEGHRPTIVAIDGQPCEPHEPDNGRLLLAPAMRVDLILDMQGEPGRRYRVVDDFYDDLSYWLTQLAYKDEPPLRAHPLDSPLRLPRNPLPEPDLTNAELRELRLQGGMMGGGGMMGMGGMMGMDNQANWSINGHSMTGDGHAGMPPLFTLRRGRSCVLSMRNETAWWHPMHLHGHSFRVLSRNGAPVPHRQWADTVLVRPKETVEIAFVADNPGDWMLHCHVTDHQVSGMMTVLRVA from the coding sequence ATGCATTCCGATTTGAGTCCGACGATCAGTCGCCGCGCACTACTGCTAGGCGGTACCGCAGTTGCGGCCTCCGCCCTGTTCCCGGGAATACCGCGAGCCGCACCGGTAGAACCCAAGGTTATTGAGCTCTCCGCGGCGCTCGGTCGCGTGTCCCTCGTTGGCTCGCCTGACACGGAAACAAATGTCTGGTGTTACGGGAATCGCATCCCTGGTCCCGACATCCGGCTCCGCCAAGGCGAGTCCGTTCGGTTGGTGGTGCGAAACCAGTTACCGGAAGATACGACCGTCCACTGGCACGGCATACGTCTGCCGAATGCCATGGACGGCGTTCCCGGCCTGACGCAGCCGCCGATCAAGCCTGGCGAAGCCTTCACCTACGAATTCACGCCGCCCGACGCCGGCACGTTCTGGTATCACCCGCATGCCGACAGCCTGCAGCAACTCGGCCGTGGCCTGGCCGGTGCTCTGATTATTGAAGAGCCGGAACCCGTTCCGGTCGACCGCGACCTTGTTTGGGTGTTGAGCGACTGGCGGCTTAGATCCAACGCGCAGATCGCGCCCGGATTCGGCAACGGCATGGAAGCCGCCATGTCCGGGCGCGTCGGCAACACAGTCACGGTAAACGGCGTGGTCTCGGAAGAGGAGCCGGTACGGGCAGGGGAACGCGTTCGCCTCCGCCTCGTCAACACCTCGCTCGCGCGCATCATGGCCCTACGGTTCGAGGGCCACCGTCCGACAATCGTCGCGATCGACGGCCAGCCCTGCGAACCGCATGAGCCGGACAATGGGCGTCTGCTTCTTGCTCCCGCAATGCGCGTCGACCTTATCCTCGATATGCAGGGTGAACCGGGACGGCGATACCGCGTGGTCGACGATTTCTACGACGACCTGTCCTATTGGCTCACTCAACTCGCTTACAAAGACGAGCCGCCGCTCCGCGCGCATCCACTCGATTCACCGCTCCGTTTGCCGCGCAATCCGTTGCCAGAGCCGGACCTGACCAACGCCGAACTGCGCGAACTCCGGCTGCAGGGCGGCATGATGGGTGGCGGCGGCATGATGGGGATGGGCGGAATGATGGGCATGGACAACCAAGCCAACTGGTCCATCAATGGTCATTCGATGACAGGCGACGGTCACGCTGGGATGCCGCCGCTGTTTACGCTCCGGCGCGGACGAAGCTGCGTGCTGTCGATGCGCAACGAGACCGCTTGGTGGCATCCGATGCACCTCCACGGGCACAGTTTCCGCGTCCTGAGCCGCAACGGCGCACCGGTGCCGCACCGGCAGTGGGCCGATACCGTTCTCGTCCGGCCGAAAGAGACGGTCGAGATCGCTTTTGTCGCCGACAATCCCGGCGACTGGATGCTGCATTGCCATGTCACCGACCACCAGGTGTCGGGAATGATGACGGTGCTGCGCGTTGCATAA
- a CDS encoding DUF411 domain-containing protein: protein MNRRTFFLGTALTTLLLPLPVVAAPTPATLYKNPQCSCCEGYAAYLRQNGFTVDVKPTNDLAEISENAGVPAKYQGCHTMFVGNYVVDGHVPVEVVRKLLSERPPIAGITLPGMPTGSPGMTGPKTQKFVIYAVTKDGKAPTVYATV from the coding sequence ATGAACAGGCGGACATTCTTCCTTGGTACTGCGCTAACGACGCTCCTGCTGCCGCTGCCGGTGGTTGCCGCGCCAACCCCAGCGACCTTGTACAAGAACCCGCAATGCAGTTGCTGCGAGGGGTATGCCGCATACCTGCGGCAGAACGGCTTTACCGTTGATGTGAAGCCCACTAACGACCTCGCCGAGATCAGCGAGAACGCCGGCGTGCCAGCGAAGTATCAGGGCTGTCACACGATGTTCGTTGGCAACTACGTGGTCGATGGGCATGTCCCGGTGGAGGTGGTCCGTAAGCTTCTGTCCGAGCGGCCGCCGATTGCGGGGATCACCCTTCCCGGGATGCCGACCGGCTCCCCCGGCATGACCGGCCCCAAGACGCAGAAATTCGTCATCTACGCCGTGACCAAGGATGGCAAGGCACCGACCGTCTACGCCACCGTGTAG
- a CDS encoding TlpA family protein disulfide reductase, producing MMLVPCIGRIQSAIAVAIALAAATQLAVAQEPAKKVVLHNSPRPVAAVQFSDEEGRPRSLADFKGKVVVLNLWATWCVPCRKEMPALDRLQAALGGAELEVVPLSVDRGGHEAVRKFYSEVTIRNLAVYTDPSGQALHAVGAIGLPTTLIIDRAGQEVGRALGPAEWDSPEIADTLRAVMTNTGDRFAQRQDPDRWHTSLGLLRRVFDWLMSPINEVILDRETADDSSDENKSR from the coding sequence ATGATGCTTGTCCCCTGTATCGGCCGGATTCAGTCCGCGATCGCTGTCGCAATCGCACTCGCAGCGGCCACTCAATTGGCCGTTGCTCAGGAGCCAGCGAAAAAGGTGGTCCTGCATAACAGCCCAAGACCTGTCGCCGCTGTTCAGTTCAGTGATGAGGAAGGCCGACCGCGAAGTCTGGCTGACTTCAAAGGAAAGGTCGTGGTCCTCAATCTCTGGGCCACCTGGTGCGTGCCCTGCCGAAAGGAAATGCCCGCGCTCGATCGGCTGCAAGCGGCCTTGGGCGGGGCCGAGCTCGAAGTTGTACCTCTCTCGGTGGATCGCGGCGGGCACGAAGCCGTCCGCAAGTTCTACTCCGAGGTCACCATTCGCAACCTTGCCGTTTACACCGACCCTTCCGGGCAGGCGTTGCATGCTGTAGGCGCGATCGGCTTGCCGACGACGCTCATTATCGATCGCGCTGGCCAGGAAGTCGGGCGCGCGCTTGGCCCGGCCGAGTGGGATTCCCCAGAAATCGCCGACACGCTCCGAGCCGTCATGACCAATACCGGCGATCGCTTCGCTCAGCGGCAAGACCCTGATCGATGGCACACGTCGCTCGGCCTGCTCCGGCGTGTGTTCGACTGGCTGATGTCGCCCATTAACGAAGTGATCCTCGATAGAGAAACAGCTGATGACTCCTCAGACGAAAATAAGAGCAGATGA
- a CDS encoding SCO family protein, protein MKTRTRRLTIIALVAAAGAIALAEAWFVATPYPKVVTSGTAAIGGPFTLVTTDGKTVSDETYRGKWLLIYFGYTFCPDACPTALTNMSAALEKLGPNASELQPLFITVDPQRDTPVVMTDYLKSFDSRIVGLTGNQAQIDGVLKAYRVYAEAQKSEVDNTDYPVSHSAYLYLMDPQGRFANVIQSSEGGEEIAAWLRKQMTHKNG, encoded by the coding sequence ATGAAGACACGAACCAGACGCCTGACCATCATAGCTCTTGTTGCGGCCGCCGGCGCGATCGCGCTGGCTGAGGCATGGTTTGTGGCGACTCCGTATCCGAAGGTCGTCACGTCTGGCACGGCAGCGATTGGCGGGCCGTTCACGCTGGTAACGACCGACGGCAAGACAGTGAGCGATGAGACCTACCGCGGCAAGTGGCTTCTGATCTACTTCGGCTACACCTTCTGCCCGGATGCGTGTCCGACCGCGCTCACCAACATGAGCGCGGCCTTGGAAAAGCTTGGCCCAAATGCCAGCGAGCTCCAACCGCTCTTTATCACGGTCGACCCCCAGCGCGACACCCCTGTCGTCATGACTGATTACCTGAAGTCATTTGATTCTCGCATTGTCGGCCTGACTGGAAACCAGGCGCAGATCGACGGCGTGCTGAAGGCATATCGCGTGTACGCCGAAGCGCAGAAATCCGAAGTGGATAACACCGATTATCCGGTCTCGCACAGCGCGTACCTCTATCTGATGGATCCACAGGGGCGATTCGCGAATGTGATCCAGAGCAGCGAAGGCGGCGAAGAGATTGCTGCTTGGCTGCGCAAGCAAATGACCCACAAGAACGGATAG
- the copC gene encoding copper homeostasis periplasmic binding protein CopC: MMLRVVASLAILVSGLMAGSAYAHPALQASNPGQDATVPPPKEVRLTFSENVIPKFSGLTIKDSRGALIQTESPSIDPNDKRQLVVPIVKSLSAGIYDVEWHAVSADTHKVKGHFSFKVSQ; the protein is encoded by the coding sequence ATGATGCTACGTGTTGTCGCGAGCTTGGCTATTCTTGTGAGTGGTCTCATGGCCGGATCGGCCTACGCTCACCCGGCCCTCCAAGCCAGCAATCCCGGACAGGATGCCACGGTACCGCCTCCGAAAGAGGTTCGATTGACCTTCAGCGAGAATGTCATCCCTAAATTCTCAGGGCTGACAATCAAGGACAGCAGGGGCGCTCTCATCCAGACGGAAAGTCCATCCATCGATCCGAATGATAAGCGACAGCTTGTCGTTCCGATCGTCAAGTCGCTGTCTGCCGGAATTTACGACGTCGAGTGGCATGCTGTTTCAGCCGATACCCACAAGGTGAAGGGCCACTTCTCGTTCAAGGTTTCGCAATGA
- the copD gene encoding copper homeostasis membrane protein CopD produces MMLEAGLVGARFVHLACVIISFGAALFPLYSCLSADSSERLGRQLNPILITAALGALLSGLAWFGLTVANMSGELADAVDRDTLASVLWDTDFGHVWAVRAPLMILLVAAIQLPGVSHLNRRAIAIVTFLAAILLASLAGIGHTQVNEGTSARIHVTSDVAHLLAAGAWLGGLLPLSLFLASNQKVRVPNRGVVRVLSRFSGMGYAAVAVLLASGSINSWFLVGSLSHLISTTYGQLLLVKSGLFALMVLLAAANRFWLVPAMAQSPTANGSESMLAKLRGHVLGEQVVGLVVVGVVSVLGTLDPAMHGS; encoded by the coding sequence ATGATGCTGGAGGCGGGCCTCGTTGGCGCCCGCTTCGTTCATCTGGCCTGCGTCATTATTTCCTTCGGTGCTGCACTCTTCCCGCTCTATTCGTGCCTGAGCGCCGACAGCTCAGAGCGACTTGGGCGCCAACTGAATCCTATCCTGATCACGGCCGCGCTTGGCGCGCTCTTAAGCGGCCTTGCCTGGTTCGGCTTGACCGTGGCGAACATGTCCGGGGAGCTTGCAGACGCCGTGGATCGTGACACGTTGGCATCAGTGCTATGGGACACCGATTTCGGTCACGTATGGGCGGTGCGCGCACCGCTTATGATTCTCCTCGTTGCGGCGATCCAGTTGCCTGGCGTATCTCACTTGAACCGTCGTGCGATCGCAATTGTGACGTTTCTCGCAGCGATCCTCCTCGCGTCATTGGCCGGAATTGGGCACACCCAGGTCAACGAAGGGACCTCGGCACGCATTCACGTCACTAGCGACGTAGCGCACCTGCTTGCGGCTGGCGCTTGGCTGGGCGGTCTTTTACCTCTAAGTCTCTTTCTCGCTTCCAATCAGAAGGTCAGGGTACCGAATAGAGGAGTCGTGCGCGTCTTGTCGCGCTTCTCAGGAATGGGCTACGCTGCGGTAGCGGTCCTCCTTGCCTCCGGTTCGATCAATAGTTGGTTCCTCGTCGGCTCTCTGTCGCACTTGATCTCTACGACTTACGGTCAGTTGCTGTTGGTGAAATCGGGGCTGTTCGCTCTAATGGTGCTGTTGGCTGCCGCCAACCGGTTCTGGCTTGTTCCGGCTATGGCCCAATCGCCGACTGCGAACGGGTCCGAAAGCATGCTGGCAAAGCTTCGCGGTCACGTTCTTGGGGAGCAGGTGGTGGGCCTAGTCGTCGTAGGCGTCGTCAGCGTGTTGGGGACATTAGACCCCGCCATGCATGGTTCGTGA
- a CDS encoding cytochrome c/FTR1 family iron permease, protein MLATLVALVFCGAARAETSDVETTWRLLDYIAVDYAGAVSHGSVLSPSEYAEQNEFAATVAAKIAALPPKPERQALATEAARLQRAIADKSDAEQVAAIAHGLAAALLATYPVPLAPNKVPDFARGAALFGQNCAACHGDAGDGHGPDAVKLDTPPIAFTDAERARQRSVFALYQVITQGLDGAAMPSFDGLPTDDRWALALYASHFAFVDAAAAEGERLWKQDASLHRLVPDLKTLVGTTPAALASKIGQDKADALMAYLRRHPETVTQQQTGSLSLVRGRLTESLAAYRAGDRQHAGELALSAYLDGFEPVEPALGARNRALLERIEGAMGDYRAAIQSGENADALADRVQVLDDLFDDAEASLSPNAASGLSTFLGAATILLREGLEALLIVVAMIAFLRKAERMEVMPYVHAGWVGALVAGFLTWVVATWVVGISGASRELTEGFGSVIAAVVLLSVGIWMHGKAQADQWQRYIRERMAKALSGGSAWFLFGLAFIVVYREVFETILFYAALWTQGNGGVILAGALSACAALALIAWAMLRYSRRLPIGKFFTYSSWLMAVLTVVLAGKGIAALQEAGIVSIAPLRLVPRISLVGLFPTTQTVAAQLLMIAALAIGFGLNRRKVA, encoded by the coding sequence GTGCTTGCCACGCTGGTCGCTCTGGTATTCTGCGGCGCAGCGAGGGCCGAGACGAGCGATGTCGAAACCACGTGGCGACTGTTGGATTACATTGCGGTGGATTACGCCGGCGCCGTATCACATGGCTCGGTATTAAGCCCTTCCGAATATGCCGAGCAGAATGAGTTCGCGGCGACCGTTGCCGCAAAGATCGCTGCACTCCCACCTAAGCCGGAACGGCAAGCGCTTGCGACGGAAGCTGCCCGCCTGCAGCGCGCCATCGCAGACAAGTCTGACGCCGAGCAGGTAGCAGCTATAGCGCATGGCCTGGCGGCTGCGTTGCTGGCGACCTACCCCGTGCCGCTGGCGCCGAACAAGGTTCCGGACTTCGCACGCGGCGCCGCGTTGTTCGGTCAGAACTGCGCCGCCTGCCATGGAGACGCGGGCGACGGCCATGGACCAGATGCCGTCAAGCTTGATACGCCGCCCATAGCGTTCACGGACGCCGAGCGTGCTCGCCAGCGCAGCGTGTTCGCCCTCTATCAGGTGATCACCCAGGGACTTGATGGTGCGGCGATGCCGAGCTTCGACGGCCTTCCGACCGATGACCGTTGGGCGCTGGCCCTCTACGCCAGTCATTTCGCCTTCGTCGATGCCGCTGCGGCCGAAGGCGAGCGGCTGTGGAAGCAGGACGCCTCGCTTCATAGGCTCGTTCCCGATCTGAAGACGCTCGTCGGGACGACGCCCGCAGCGCTCGCGAGCAAGATCGGACAGGACAAGGCCGACGCTCTCATGGCCTATTTGCGTCGCCATCCAGAAACGGTCACGCAGCAGCAGACCGGATCCCTGTCGCTGGTGCGCGGCCGCTTGACCGAGAGCCTTGCCGCCTATCGTGCGGGGGACCGCCAGCATGCGGGCGAGCTGGCTTTGTCTGCCTATCTCGATGGGTTTGAGCCGGTCGAACCGGCGCTGGGGGCGCGCAATCGTGCGCTTCTGGAGCGGATCGAGGGCGCGATGGGCGACTACCGTGCCGCCATCCAGAGCGGAGAAAATGCCGATGCGCTCGCCGATCGCGTACAGGTCCTCGACGATCTTTTCGATGATGCAGAGGCGTCGCTTTCCCCCAATGCGGCAAGCGGCCTCTCAACGTTTCTCGGAGCGGCAACGATCCTGCTGCGCGAAGGACTGGAAGCGCTGCTGATCGTCGTTGCGATGATCGCCTTCCTCCGCAAGGCCGAGCGGATGGAGGTCATGCCCTACGTCCATGCGGGTTGGGTAGGCGCGCTCGTCGCCGGCTTCTTGACCTGGGTCGTTGCGACCTGGGTGGTCGGAATCAGCGGCGCGAGCCGGGAGCTGACGGAGGGATTCGGGTCGGTGATCGCCGCCGTCGTTCTGCTATCGGTTGGCATCTGGATGCACGGCAAGGCACAAGCCGATCAATGGCAGCGCTACATTCGCGAAAGGATGGCAAAGGCGTTGTCCGGTGGTTCGGCCTGGTTTCTGTTCGGGCTCGCTTTCATCGTGGTTTACCGCGAGGTATTCGAGACGATCCTCTTCTACGCGGCGCTATGGACCCAGGGAAACGGCGGCGTGATACTCGCAGGCGCGCTGAGCGCGTGCGCGGCGCTGGCGCTTATCGCGTGGGCGATGCTGCGCTATAGTCGCCGGCTGCCAATCGGCAAGTTCTTCACCTACAGTTCGTGGCTCATGGCGGTTCTGACGGTCGTGCTGGCTGGCAAGGGCATCGCAGCCCTGCAAGAGGCCGGCATCGTTAGCATCGCGCCGTTACGCTTGGTGCCACGCATCTCGTTGGTTGGTCTGTTCCCAACCACGCAAACGGTCGCGGCCCAGCTACTCATGATTGCGGCTCTGGCGATAGGCTTCGGCCTCAATCGTCGAAAGGTCGCATAG
- a CDS encoding family 16 glycoside hydrolase produces the protein MLTFLRQDASIPVDIQDTEFTRDLLGRYVCSTYDEAANNGGKPFDVVVIGAGMFGAYVADKIYRGSADQNLRVLLLDAGGYFASTHVQNMPHLGLNAPDTALVTRNDQDPGGRNGVWGIPWHSNEPFTGLAYCPGGRSLFWGGWSPRLTPADLAAWPKGARDFLTANYPDVEFEIGVQDKADYLSGPLNAAVNAALQSVASGANIPNVTVDVVEEAPIAVQAGSPGPGLFSFDKFSSGPMLLESIRDDIAKRWTLNDNSRRRFFLVPRCHVIRLQNSGGKVTGIDLTYNGQFRSLSVPTNLSPDCQVILAAGTIESTRLAIESFPINRGAYSMGANFMAHLRTNLTVRVKRSALGLGAVTTLEQGGAIVRGEITNPDGSKRRYHFQVLASAEKGQNPEATMWTMVPDIDLLRNLLSNEDPDWVAIVFRGLGEMDGDKSAGPGGVTSFVNLTNAADPLQNDGMSARAWVNFTPTPNDYAAWSKLASAAVSLAGRLGKNAGDVQYLYNGGWQSTPPADPFGATKDQLGNTHHEAGTLWMGEDPATSITDSNGRFHHISNAYVAGPAVFPTVGSANPSLTSLTLARRTSAAVVAASTPTPLARFKPLYAGSLADWQMSGSGSFLQVFDILESVGGPGLLWYTRESFSDFVLELEWQYANRTDNSGVFIRVPNLNSSNPNDWTAAIDQSYEIQIDPRGYNSEKNMENDPLRSTGAIYNISAATRSDVAKGPWQWNRFLIEAVGNRIKVTLNDVLVNDFTDPTSRSLRGHIALQNHHDGSKVQFRNIRIKTVLPGVTELPVPRVA, from the coding sequence ATGCTCACCTTTCTGCGGCAAGACGCTTCCATTCCGGTCGATATTCAAGACACCGAGTTCACGCGGGATCTGCTCGGCCGATACGTGTGCAGCACCTATGACGAAGCAGCGAATAACGGCGGCAAGCCGTTTGATGTAGTTGTCATCGGCGCAGGCATGTTCGGCGCCTATGTCGCCGACAAGATCTATCGCGGCAGCGCCGACCAGAACCTCCGGGTGCTCCTGCTCGACGCGGGAGGCTATTTTGCTTCAACGCACGTGCAGAACATGCCGCATCTCGGGCTGAATGCGCCGGATACCGCGCTGGTCACACGTAACGATCAAGATCCGGGTGGGCGCAATGGCGTCTGGGGCATTCCTTGGCACAGCAACGAGCCGTTCACCGGGCTAGCCTACTGCCCGGGAGGCCGATCGCTGTTCTGGGGAGGCTGGTCTCCGCGGCTCACGCCGGCTGATCTGGCTGCGTGGCCCAAAGGCGCGCGCGATTTTCTGACAGCGAACTACCCGGACGTCGAGTTCGAAATTGGCGTTCAGGACAAGGCGGACTACCTCTCGGGTCCGCTCAATGCGGCGGTCAATGCAGCGCTCCAAAGCGTGGCGAGCGGCGCGAACATTCCCAATGTGACCGTCGATGTCGTCGAAGAGGCCCCGATCGCGGTGCAGGCAGGCTCACCGGGGCCCGGCCTCTTTTCCTTCGACAAATTCAGCAGCGGACCCATGCTGCTGGAGAGCATCCGCGACGATATCGCGAAACGTTGGACGTTGAACGATAATTCGCGGCGGCGATTCTTCCTCGTTCCGCGGTGCCACGTGATCCGGCTACAGAACAGCGGGGGCAAGGTCACGGGCATCGATCTCACCTACAATGGTCAGTTTCGATCGCTCTCCGTTCCGACAAACCTCAGTCCCGATTGCCAGGTCATTCTGGCGGCGGGGACGATCGAGTCGACACGGCTGGCGATCGAGTCGTTCCCGATCAATCGTGGTGCGTACAGCATGGGCGCCAACTTTATGGCGCATCTGCGCACGAATCTGACCGTGCGCGTCAAGCGCAGCGCGCTCGGGCTCGGAGCGGTCACCACACTTGAGCAGGGCGGAGCCATCGTGCGCGGCGAGATCACGAATCCGGACGGCAGCAAACGCCGGTATCATTTCCAGGTGCTCGCATCGGCAGAGAAAGGACAGAACCCGGAAGCAACGATGTGGACTATGGTGCCCGACATCGACCTGTTGCGGAACCTGCTTTCGAACGAGGACCCGGATTGGGTGGCGATCGTTTTTCGCGGTCTCGGTGAAATGGACGGCGACAAGAGCGCAGGCCCGGGCGGCGTCACGAGCTTCGTGAACCTCACCAATGCGGCCGATCCGCTTCAAAACGACGGCATGAGCGCGCGCGCGTGGGTCAATTTCACGCCGACGCCAAACGACTACGCGGCCTGGAGCAAACTAGCCAGCGCGGCGGTCAGCCTGGCCGGACGCCTCGGCAAGAACGCCGGCGACGTTCAGTACCTGTACAATGGCGGCTGGCAAAGCACCCCGCCCGCCGATCCGTTTGGTGCCACCAAGGACCAGTTGGGCAATACGCATCACGAAGCGGGCACGTTGTGGATGGGCGAGGATCCGGCCACATCGATCACCGACTCCAACGGACGATTCCATCACATCTCCAACGCCTATGTTGCTGGCCCTGCTGTGTTCCCCACCGTCGGCTCGGCGAATCCGTCTTTGACCAGCCTTACGCTCGCGCGTCGGACGAGCGCCGCCGTCGTTGCGGCATCGACGCCGACGCCTTTGGCGCGTTTCAAGCCGCTCTACGCAGGAAGCTTGGCAGACTGGCAGATGTCGGGGTCCGGAAGCTTCCTGCAGGTGTTCGACATTCTCGAGTCCGTCGGCGGGCCCGGATTGCTCTGGTACACGCGCGAGAGCTTCTCCGACTTCGTGCTCGAGCTGGAATGGCAATACGCCAACCGCACGGACAACTCCGGCGTTTTCATCCGCGTGCCCAACCTGAACAGTTCGAATCCGAACGATTGGACGGCCGCAATCGACCAAAGCTACGAGATCCAAATCGATCCCCGTGGATACAACTCCGAAAAGAATATGGAGAACGATCCGCTGCGAAGCACGGGCGCCATTTACAACATCAGTGCCGCGACCCGCAGCGATGTTGCGAAAGGCCCGTGGCAATGGAACAGGTTCCTGATTGAGGCGGTCGGAAACCGCATCAAAGTGACGCTTAACGATGTGCTCGTGAACGACTTCACGGATCCCACGTCCCGGTCTCTTCGCGGCCACATCGCGCTACAAAACCATCACGATGGATCGAAGGTGCAATTCCGCAACATCCGCATCAAGACGGTGTTGCCGGGAGTCACCGAGCTGCCTGTCCCAAGGGTCGCCTAG
- a CDS encoding Cj0069 family protein, which translates to MNQETFSMLEPTACLGRTAILWRGDEAARRSASPETSRFSAVFAALADVGVDAEPVVYEDDVLDAVRTQLATFDGVLVWVNPIHEGRNRANLDALLREVAARGVWVSAHPDVILKMGTKEVLHRTRIMSWGCDTALYRTLEQMSVELPLRLAAGPRVIKRNRGNGGQGVWKVEALASPPDGLMVRVLDATKEGSEDIALDEFLKRCIEYFEDGPVIDQPFQPRLSEGVVRCYMAGDRCAGFGYHKVKALVDEPTARAKAGPRLYANKADPRFQGLRRLMEDEWTPQLTSLLDIPRSDLPMIWDADFMLGPPCSNGSDSYVLGEINVSSVFPIPDDAPAEIARRVADRLQAKL; encoded by the coding sequence ATGAATCAGGAGACGTTTTCCATGCTTGAACCCACAGCTTGCCTCGGCCGCACCGCCATCCTGTGGCGCGGAGATGAAGCGGCGCGCCGCAGTGCCTCGCCAGAGACCAGCCGGTTCAGTGCCGTATTCGCGGCGCTCGCCGATGTCGGCGTTGATGCGGAACCGGTGGTCTATGAGGACGATGTCCTCGACGCCGTCCGAACACAGCTCGCCACGTTCGATGGCGTGCTCGTCTGGGTCAATCCGATTCACGAGGGGCGCAACCGCGCCAATCTTGACGCGCTGCTGCGCGAGGTCGCGGCGCGCGGCGTCTGGGTGAGCGCCCATCCCGATGTCATCCTCAAAATGGGCACCAAAGAGGTGCTCCATCGCACCCGCATTATGAGCTGGGGCTGTGACACGGCCCTCTATCGAACGCTCGAGCAGATGAGTGTGGAGTTGCCCTTGCGACTCGCCGCAGGTCCGCGCGTGATCAAGCGCAACCGCGGTAATGGCGGCCAGGGTGTCTGGAAAGTCGAGGCGCTGGCAAGTCCACCCGACGGGCTGATGGTACGCGTGCTTGATGCCACCAAGGAAGGATCGGAGGACATCGCATTGGACGAGTTTCTTAAGCGGTGCATCGAGTATTTCGAAGACGGTCCTGTGATCGATCAGCCGTTCCAGCCACGCCTGAGCGAAGGGGTGGTCCGCTGTTATATGGCAGGCGATCGCTGCGCGGGCTTCGGCTATCATAAGGTCAAGGCCCTGGTTGACGAACCGACCGCGCGCGCGAAAGCCGGACCGCGGCTCTATGCCAACAAGGCCGACCCGCGCTTCCAGGGCCTGCGCCGGTTGATGGAAGACGAGTGGACGCCGCAGCTGACTTCCTTGCTGGACATCCCGAGGAGCGATCTCCCGATGATCTGGGATGCAGACTTCATGCTGGGCCCGCCTTGCTCCAACGGGAGCGACAGTTACGTGCTCGGCGAGATCAACGTCAGTTCAGTCTTCCCGATCCCGGATGACGCGCCGGCAGAGATCGCCCGCCGCGTCGCGGATAGACTGCAGGCGAAGCTCTGA
- a CDS encoding sulfite exporter TauE/SafE family protein: MQELFALFWSEHMDGMSFELPLFIVATFAGALVAGLSGFAFGLIAASIWLYILTPVQTASLIIAFGLIVQGYSVWKLRGALDWRRLWPFILGAAPGVPVGVTMLTWGDPGHVRAGVGVFLVLYSLYALFRPAIEPLKSPGTAVDAVVGFLNGALGGITGLAGILVTIWCGLRGWPKDVQRAVFQPVAVATFLLSALWIGAKGALSAETIKLFLIGLPALFAGTWLGLKLFGRVSEAAFRKIVLVLLLASGAVLVV, from the coding sequence ATGCAAGAGCTGTTCGCTTTGTTTTGGAGCGAACACATGGATGGGATGTCTTTTGAACTCCCGCTTTTCATCGTTGCGACCTTCGCCGGTGCGCTCGTTGCCGGCCTTTCCGGGTTTGCATTTGGCCTGATCGCCGCCTCGATCTGGCTCTACATCCTTACTCCCGTGCAAACCGCCAGCTTGATCATCGCCTTTGGGCTGATCGTGCAGGGATACTCCGTATGGAAATTACGTGGTGCTCTGGACTGGAGACGGCTCTGGCCGTTCATCCTTGGTGCAGCACCCGGCGTGCCGGTTGGGGTAACAATGTTGACCTGGGGCGATCCTGGCCACGTCCGCGCGGGTGTCGGCGTGTTTCTCGTTCTCTATAGCCTTTATGCCCTGTTTCGTCCTGCGATCGAGCCCTTGAAATCGCCGGGCACCGCAGTCGATGCCGTTGTCGGATTCCTCAACGGGGCGCTGGGCGGCATCACTGGGCTCGCCGGAATCCTCGTCACAATCTGGTGCGGACTGCGCGGGTGGCCCAAGGATGTGCAGCGTGCGGTGTTTCAACCCGTTGCGGTGGCGACGTTCCTACTGAGTGCGCTTTGGATCGGCGCCAAAGGTGCGTTGAGCGCGGAGACGATCAAGCTCTTTCTGATCGGACTGCCGGCCCTGTTCGCCGGCACTTGGCTTGGTCTCAAGTTGTTCGGCCGTGTCAGCGAGGCCGCATTCCGCAAGATTGTATTGGTGCTGCTGTTGGCTTCGGGCGCGGTCCTAGTCGTCTAG